The Paucidesulfovibrio gracilis DSM 16080 genome contains a region encoding:
- the yedF gene encoding sulfurtransferase-like selenium metabolism protein YedF has product MDEKLLECQGLPCPQPVLKAKRCLEADAPARIVVLVDNDPARENVSRFLTGKGYTISAERRGNDWAVVGVAAQDDAATSVEQECPVCQVMTDEELQSFSARTVVFITSSSLGVGDDELGSKLMLNFLSTLPELGSSLWRLVLVNGGVKLACDGNPCLGKIQELAAAGVGVLVCGTCLDHFDLLAQKKIGETTNMLDVVTSLQLATKVINV; this is encoded by the coding sequence ATGGATGAAAAATTGCTTGAATGTCAGGGACTGCCCTGCCCTCAGCCGGTGCTCAAGGCGAAACGATGCCTTGAAGCCGATGCCCCCGCACGTATCGTCGTGTTGGTGGACAATGACCCGGCCCGGGAAAATGTATCCCGCTTTTTGACTGGTAAGGGCTATACCATCAGTGCCGAACGCCGCGGCAACGACTGGGCTGTTGTCGGAGTGGCTGCACAGGATGACGCGGCCACTTCCGTGGAACAGGAGTGTCCAGTTTGTCAGGTCATGACCGATGAGGAGTTGCAGTCGTTTTCTGCTCGTACCGTGGTGTTCATCACCAGCAGTAGCCTTGGTGTGGGGGACGATGAACTGGGGTCAAAATTGATGCTGAACTTTCTTTCCACCTTGCCGGAATTGGGGAGTTCTCTTTGGCGCCTTGTCCTTGTGAACGGCGGAGTCAAGCTCGCCTGTGATGGTAATCCCTGCTTAGGAAAAATCCAGGAGCTGGCTGCTGCCGGTGTCGGGGTGCTTGTATGCGGCACCTGCCTGGACCATTTTGATTTGTTGGCACAAAAGAAGATTGGGGAAACAACCAACATGCTTGATGTGGTTACCAGTCTTCAGCTTGCCACCAAGGTCATCAATGTTTAG
- a CDS encoding lysophospholipid acyltransferase family protein translates to MKINPALVTTPLSLLFRVWTRLIRYRDNQEWKAISKAHKEGRPVVVALWHNELVGVAGYGYRSGDNYTVMVSQSRDGEIIARMVERLGLTVCRGSSSRGGLKALLRMSREVERHGRIGVFTVDGPRGPRHEVKDGVVFMGQRSNALVFPVRALPAKKIVFNKSWDKFEMPVPLARCRIRVGTPLVISSEKLKDDVLAKERERIRIALERLE, encoded by the coding sequence ATGAAGATCAATCCGGCACTGGTAACGACGCCCTTGAGCCTCCTTTTTCGGGTGTGGACACGGCTGATTCGCTATCGAGATAATCAAGAGTGGAAGGCCATCTCCAAGGCGCACAAGGAAGGACGGCCTGTTGTCGTAGCTCTTTGGCACAACGAGTTGGTCGGGGTGGCCGGGTACGGGTATCGGTCCGGCGACAACTATACGGTAATGGTCAGTCAAAGCCGGGATGGGGAAATCATTGCCCGCATGGTAGAGCGGTTGGGCCTCACGGTATGCAGAGGGTCCAGCAGCCGTGGGGGATTGAAAGCCTTACTGCGCATGTCCCGAGAGGTGGAGCGTCATGGACGAATCGGCGTCTTTACAGTGGACGGCCCACGCGGTCCGCGCCATGAAGTGAAGGATGGCGTAGTGTTCATGGGGCAGCGAAGCAACGCACTGGTTTTTCCGGTTCGCGCATTACCCGCAAAGAAAATCGTCTTCAACAAGTCCTGGGACAAATTTGAGATGCCGGTCCCCCTGGCCCGTTGCCGAATCCGCGTGGGTACTCCTTTAGTCATCAGCAGCGAAAAGCTCAAAGACGATGTTTTGGCAAAGGAAAGGGAACGCATCCGTATTGCACTGGAACGACTTGAATAA
- the gcvT gene encoding glycine cleavage system aminomethyltransferase GcvT has translation MSTPETLRTTPLSDWHREHGAKMAPFAGFDMPIQYAGILAEHNHTRNQVSIFDISHMGEFLLSGKGAKDALNQLVTQDLNTLAQGKCRYGFLLKESGGVLDDLIIYCLAEDEYMLVVNGSCEEKDFEWISGHLPQGIPLQNISANTAKIDLQGPLALDVLEEVLGESWRHLKYFNHTPSSWNGAPLRVSRTGYTGELGYELYLPAEQALSLWEALAADSRVQPAGLGARDTLRLECGYPLYGQDLDEEHTPREAGYGFLLKKELEFIGKSGLEVVRQHLVPLSIQGRRAARHNDKLLNVNGDVVGVVTSGSYSPTLGHSIALAWIDAGKESDVEYLVEGTRTNLPAQRTELPFFKEGTARKKVD, from the coding sequence GTGTCCACTCCCGAGACTCTGCGCACCACCCCCCTCTCCGACTGGCACCGGGAACATGGTGCCAAAATGGCACCGTTTGCCGGATTTGATATGCCGATCCAGTATGCCGGTATTCTTGCGGAGCACAACCACACTCGCAATCAGGTCAGCATTTTCGACATCAGCCATATGGGCGAATTCCTGCTTTCCGGCAAGGGTGCCAAGGATGCCCTCAACCAGTTGGTGACCCAGGATTTGAATACACTGGCTCAGGGAAAGTGCCGGTACGGATTTTTGCTCAAGGAATCCGGTGGCGTTTTGGATGATTTGATCATTTATTGTCTTGCCGAAGACGAATACATGCTTGTGGTCAATGGTTCGTGTGAGGAGAAAGATTTTGAATGGATATCCGGGCATCTTCCCCAGGGAATTCCGCTGCAGAACATCTCCGCCAACACCGCAAAAATCGATCTGCAGGGTCCGTTGGCCCTGGATGTACTGGAAGAGGTACTGGGAGAGTCCTGGCGGCATTTGAAATATTTTAACCATACCCCCTCAAGCTGGAATGGAGCGCCTCTTCGCGTCAGCCGTACAGGCTATACCGGGGAACTGGGGTATGAGTTGTATTTGCCAGCGGAACAAGCGCTTTCCCTTTGGGAAGCTCTTGCTGCGGACAGTCGGGTTCAACCTGCAGGTCTGGGGGCGCGTGATACCTTGCGCCTGGAATGCGGCTATCCGCTCTATGGTCAGGATTTGGACGAAGAGCATACCCCTCGTGAGGCCGGATATGGGTTCCTTTTGAAAAAGGAATTGGAATTTATCGGCAAATCCGGCCTTGAGGTCGTTCGTCAACATTTGGTGCCCTTGAGCATTCAAGGTCGGCGAGCCGCACGGCACAATGACAAGCTTCTTAATGTAAACGGGGACGTTGTGGGCGTGGTGACAAGCGGCTCCTACTCCCCCACTCTGGGACACAGCATTGCCCTTGCCTGGATCGACGCCGGAAAGGAAAGCGATGTGGAATATCTGGTCGAGGGGACACGCACCAACCTGCCAGCTCAACGAACGGAGCTGCCTTTTTTCAAGGAAGGGACTGCCCGGAAAAAAGTGGACTAG
- a CDS encoding DUF6485 family protein: MRKQDQCPRAQINRKYCNCTYDCEKHGLCCECLHYHRQRNELPACYFTPEEEKTYNRSIDFFLQRRAKTSSSK, from the coding sequence ATGCGAAAACAGGATCAGTGTCCGCGAGCGCAGATCAACCGAAAGTATTGCAACTGTACGTATGATTGCGAAAAGCACGGGCTGTGCTGCGAGTGCCTGCACTATCACCGTCAGCGCAATGAGCTTCCGGCCTGCTATTTTACGCCGGAGGAAGAAAAAACATACAACCGCAGTATTGATTTTTTTCTTCAAAGACGCGCCAAGACCTCTTCTTCCAAATAA
- the mreB gene encoding rod shape-determining protein: MIRKLSALFGGQSLAMDLGTANILLAVPGKGIVANEPSVIAIDSYTDKVISVGSEAKAFIGRAPERIQVLRPIRNGVIAHYDAARQMIAHFVRETSRKLNMRKPRLVICVPMGVTPVEKRAVIEAGMEGGARQVDLIIEPLAAAIGAGLPIQEPLGSMVLDIGGGTSEVAVISLSAIAFAESVRVAGDAMNVAIQRYFQDKRQLLIGEIMADTAKIEVGAAVPQEETRTMLVYGKNLVDGAPSSVTAEDADIREAIREPLSAIVEAVKNALERTSPSLSADIFDNGLLLAGGGSMLAGLEDLISNQCGISVIRDNDPLTTVVRGTAKVLEADGALDHVLLDR; the protein is encoded by the coding sequence TTGATACGAAAACTCTCCGCTCTTTTCGGCGGTCAAAGTCTGGCCATGGATCTGGGAACAGCGAACATTCTGCTTGCTGTTCCAGGAAAAGGCATTGTCGCCAATGAACCGTCCGTCATCGCCATCGACAGCTATACTGACAAAGTCATCAGCGTGGGCAGCGAGGCCAAAGCCTTTATCGGCAGAGCCCCCGAACGAATTCAAGTCCTCCGGCCCATACGCAATGGCGTCATCGCCCACTATGACGCCGCCAGACAAATGATCGCTCACTTCGTACGGGAGACAAGCCGCAAGTTGAACATGCGAAAACCGCGGCTGGTCATCTGTGTTCCCATGGGGGTCACGCCCGTTGAAAAACGTGCCGTGATCGAAGCGGGCATGGAAGGTGGAGCCAGGCAAGTGGATCTGATCATTGAGCCATTGGCCGCTGCCATCGGCGCGGGCCTTCCCATTCAGGAACCACTGGGAAGCATGGTTTTAGACATTGGGGGCGGCACATCCGAGGTGGCCGTCATCAGCCTTTCCGCCATAGCCTTCGCCGAGTCGGTCCGCGTTGCAGGGGATGCCATGAACGTAGCGATTCAACGTTATTTTCAAGATAAGCGGCAACTTCTCATCGGCGAAATTATGGCTGACACAGCCAAAATCGAAGTTGGCGCAGCCGTCCCCCAAGAGGAAACCCGGACCATGCTGGTTTATGGGAAAAACCTTGTGGATGGCGCCCCCTCATCCGTAACAGCGGAAGACGCGGACATTCGAGAAGCTATTCGTGAGCCATTGAGCGCGATTGTGGAGGCCGTTAAAAACGCTCTGGAACGCACCTCGCCTTCCCTTTCGGCAGACATTTTCGACAACGGTCTCTTACTGGCCGGCGGCGGCTCCATGCTGGCCGGCCTGGAAGACCTGATCAGTAACCAATGCGGTATCAGCGTAATTCGTGACAATGATCCCCTGACCACTGTGGTTCGCGGTACTGCCAAAGTTCTTGAGGCGGACGGCGCATTGGATCATGTCCTCCTGGATCGCTGA
- a CDS encoding inositol monophosphatase family protein: MTKLDLAALLPQLVSIVQDAGELIVRNSTLPKDIRKKGGNDLVTETDVAVEEQLKHRLIELLPESKFLAEESSAQNTLGDLTWVIDPLDGTTNFAHGLPFVATSVALWGQGRPVLGVINLPLLREVFAASYGGGAWCNGEAIHVSTTSELSQALVATGFPYDIKTYLPEILNNLEKFLPRTRGVRRPGAAALDLAYVACGRYDGFWESALHPWDTAAGLLLVTEAGGRVSQYDAHEKYIPGDTGILATNGLLHETMSDLLCTEA; the protein is encoded by the coding sequence GTGACAAAACTGGATCTCGCCGCACTGCTTCCCCAACTCGTTTCAATCGTACAGGACGCCGGGGAGTTGATTGTCCGCAACAGCACACTTCCAAAGGACATTCGCAAAAAGGGCGGAAACGATCTGGTTACAGAGACGGACGTTGCGGTGGAGGAGCAACTCAAACACCGGCTGATCGAGCTGCTGCCGGAGTCAAAATTCTTGGCCGAGGAGTCTTCTGCACAGAATACCCTGGGTGATCTTACCTGGGTCATTGATCCACTCGATGGGACAACGAATTTTGCCCACGGCCTGCCTTTTGTCGCGACTTCGGTGGCGCTTTGGGGTCAGGGGCGGCCAGTGCTTGGCGTGATCAATCTTCCCTTACTGAGGGAAGTATTCGCAGCCAGTTACGGCGGTGGTGCCTGGTGCAATGGAGAGGCAATCCACGTTTCCACTACGTCGGAACTGTCCCAAGCTCTTGTGGCAACGGGATTTCCCTATGATATCAAAACATACCTTCCAGAAATTCTGAACAATCTTGAAAAATTCCTCCCGCGTACGCGCGGAGTCCGTCGTCCCGGGGCCGCAGCATTGGATCTGGCTTATGTGGCATGTGGCCGGTATGACGGCTTCTGGGAAAGTGCGTTGCATCCTTGGGACACCGCAGCAGGTCTTTTGCTGGTAACGGAAGCGGGCGGACGTGTCAGCCAATACGATGCCCACGAGAAGTATATCCCTGGCGACACCGGCATTCTGGCAACCAATGGTTTACTGCACGAAACCATGAGTGACCTTTTGTGCACTGAGGCTTAA
- a CDS encoding NUDIX hydrolase, translated as MQSSDYDSLRGQHGLAEVMDRGNRSLMVMRVSEIHRQLLPHRSVVVLVFRQDGKLYLQKRSHKKNVFPGRWDISTCGHVRPFEGTVDTAERKLEHELNIRADRLKFVRHLAATPGTGFEFTSLYALERVNEQVEPNPQEVGEGYFYSAEEIQYLVREFRELLTPRLVYLWEEGIPFPVWESV; from the coding sequence ATGCAATCCTCTGATTATGACTCGTTACGAGGTCAACACGGATTGGCGGAAGTCATGGACCGGGGCAACCGGTCGCTCATGGTTATGCGTGTTTCCGAAATCCATCGACAACTGCTGCCCCATCGGAGCGTTGTGGTGTTGGTCTTCCGTCAGGACGGCAAACTGTACTTACAAAAACGAAGCCACAAAAAAAATGTTTTTCCGGGACGCTGGGACATATCAACGTGTGGACATGTTCGACCCTTTGAAGGAACAGTGGACACGGCAGAACGCAAACTGGAGCATGAGTTGAACATCAGGGCCGACCGGCTCAAGTTTGTTCGGCATCTTGCGGCCACACCCGGGACCGGATTTGAATTTACTTCATTGTACGCTTTGGAGCGGGTCAACGAACAAGTGGAGCCAAATCCCCAGGAAGTCGGCGAAGGGTATTTTTACAGTGCCGAAGAAATTCAATATCTTGTGCGGGAATTTCGCGAATTGCTTACCCCCCGTCTCGTCTACCTCTGGGAAGAGGGAATTCCTTTTCCAGTCTGGGAGTCCGTTTAA